CTTTTGCGAATTCAGTAGCGGCTGAAAAGAGAAATAGCATACAGCAACAGGGGGAAAACCGAAAGCTCGCCTCTGTTTCAGCAACAGAAATAGTAAAAGCTGCACAGAAAGAGGCTGAAGATAAACTTTCCAGTGTAAGGGATAATCTCAGGCAGGAGAAGGAGCGTGCATCCAGAGATCTTGCCTTGCAGACCGAAGCATTGGCAAAGGATATTGCTGATAAAATACTTAAATCTTAGGGGATGAGTATGAGTTCATTATCCGGACGAAGGAACTTGGCGGCTGTAATTGCATTTGCAGTGTTCCTGTGTTTTTCCTTCAGTATTGCTTATGCGGCTGAAGAGGGA
The sequence above is drawn from the Candidatus Schekmanbacteria bacterium genome and encodes:
- a CDS encoding ATP synthase F0 subunit B, which produces MLKIDFTLFILAINFVILMIILNKKLFLPLVRIMDERDSDIKGAFSKAAKFNDEAAGKNESFANSVAAEKRNSIQQQGENRKLASVSATEIVKAAQKEAEDKLSSVRDNLRQEKERASRDLALQTEALAKDIADKILKS